A genomic stretch from Candidatus Hydrogenedentota bacterium includes:
- a CDS encoding hemolysin family protein, translating into MAFLGAAFLVGIGMFSAYGTPPLDGATIDPAAMTEPAQSWTEIFPPQILLVVFVLLCCSAFFSGSETAFFSIHKIRLRSMREEGSVGGALVAKTMDHPGRLLTTILVGNTIVNVLIGIFLGSHVQDLLSYYFPTLPEAGAYVLAVALCTSVLVFFGEISPKVFAVRMSERIARVAVFPLLAADRALAPIRDSLLWMTEALFRLTRFRQLHAAPFITDDELRTVLTDGEAQGVIEDDERQMIEGILEFSDAQLREILVPRPDVISLSEDTTVAEALDTVRQHEYSRMPVYRDSLDTVVGVLLAKDLIPCIARGELQRTIKGLIKPVHFVPAMMTVQQFVADAQRHRAHLAVVVDEYGGTAGIVTLEDAVEQVVGEIMDEDEQEEPGYLKLGESEYQIEGGMPLDELSELLGVDLQDDEHETLGGFLMAKSEKILESGDEIDYEGVRFTVEACDGKRVSSVRAYISKRDPQETEPTAGSEAGAT; encoded by the coding sequence GTGGCGTTCCTCGGCGCGGCATTTCTGGTAGGGATTGGGATGTTCTCCGCATACGGAACGCCTCCGCTCGACGGCGCCACCATCGATCCTGCGGCAATGACCGAGCCCGCGCAGTCGTGGACAGAGATCTTTCCGCCGCAGATCTTGCTTGTAGTGTTTGTGCTGCTGTGTTGCTCGGCGTTCTTCTCGGGATCGGAAACGGCGTTCTTCTCGATCCACAAGATTCGCCTGCGCAGCATGCGCGAAGAAGGTAGCGTGGGCGGCGCGCTTGTCGCTAAAACCATGGACCATCCGGGCCGCCTGCTGACGACTATTCTTGTGGGCAACACAATCGTCAATGTGCTCATCGGTATCTTTCTGGGGTCGCATGTTCAGGATCTTCTTAGCTACTACTTCCCCACGCTGCCCGAGGCTGGCGCGTACGTGCTTGCGGTGGCGCTATGCACGTCCGTGCTCGTGTTCTTCGGCGAAATCTCTCCGAAGGTATTCGCGGTGCGTATGAGCGAGCGAATCGCTCGCGTGGCGGTGTTCCCCCTGCTTGCCGCGGATCGAGCGCTTGCGCCCATTCGCGACAGTCTGCTGTGGATGACCGAGGCGCTGTTTCGACTCACGCGATTCCGGCAATTGCACGCCGCGCCGTTTATCACCGACGACGAATTGCGGACGGTGCTCACCGACGGGGAAGCCCAGGGCGTCATCGAAGACGACGAGCGGCAGATGATCGAAGGCATTCTCGAATTCAGCGACGCGCAATTGCGCGAAATCCTCGTGCCGCGCCCCGATGTCATTTCACTGTCCGAAGACACCACCGTGGCCGAGGCGCTCGATACAGTCCGCCAACACGAGTATTCACGCATGCCCGTGTATAGGGATAGCCTCGATACCGTGGTTGGCGTGTTGCTCGCGAAAGACCTCATCCCCTGCATTGCGCGCGGCGAGTTGCAGCGGACTATCAAAGGACTCATCAAACCGGTTCATTTTGTGCCTGCGATGATGACGGTGCAGCAATTCGTTGCGGACGCGCAACGCCACCGCGCGCACTTGGCCGTCGTGGTCGACGAATACGGCGGAACCGCGGGCATTGTCACGCTCGAAGACGCCGTCGAGCAGGTCGTCGGCGAGATCATGGACGAAGACGAGCAGGAAGAGCCGGGTTACTTGAAGCTTGGCGAGTCGGAGTATCAAATCGAAGGCGGCATGCCGCTGGACGAGTTGAGCGAGTTGCTTGGCGTGGACCTTCAAGACGATGAACACGAGACGCTCGGCGGCTTTCTAATGGCCAAGAGCGAGAAGATCCTGGAATCCGGCGACGAAATCGACTACGAAGGCGTCCGATTCACTGTCGAAGCCTGCGACGGGAAGCGCGTATCCAGCGTGCGCGCGTACATCTCCAAACGAGACCCGCAGGAAACGGAGCCCACCGCAGGCTCCGAGGCGGGTGCGACATGA
- a CDS encoding hemolysin family protein, whose product MTPITAFAILFVAVIFTAMFAGYETGFVSVNPIRLRFLAEEEHQKRAARLLRYHSHPDQMLTMLLIGTNIGTVAATLAISRSPLGELGAMLIVTPLLLLFGEIVPKSVFRMHPNRLSLALLPAVELAYVLLSPLAAPVSWLTRALFRTAGAREQHISPLMATRDDVRVLVDESADHGTIEPEERRMIHSVINLQATQAKEIMVPRIDIQALPDTATRQELVDLLVESGRTRIPIYRESIDEVIGVVSAHEVLLDTTPDNPDITRFIHEVKHVPDSMKVDDLLQELRKTKQHLAIVTDEYGGTDGLVTIEDILEEIFGDIMDEHDREESQIHQVGQNAYVIDARTYLEDASEAVGVAIEDDEVETVGGWVMHVAGRIPLQGEVITHGRFRITVLDAGGNCIAKIRLELLPEPGTGASANK is encoded by the coding sequence ATGACGCCCATTACCGCATTCGCCATCTTGTTTGTCGCCGTGATCTTTACGGCCATGTTTGCCGGATACGAAACAGGCTTTGTATCGGTGAATCCGATCCGACTGCGCTTCTTGGCGGAAGAGGAACACCAGAAACGCGCGGCGCGGCTCCTGCGATACCACTCGCATCCCGATCAGATGCTGACCATGTTGCTGATCGGAACGAACATTGGGACCGTCGCCGCGACACTCGCCATCAGCAGGAGTCCGCTCGGCGAATTGGGCGCGATGCTCATTGTCACGCCGCTGCTTCTGCTATTCGGCGAAATCGTGCCCAAGAGCGTGTTTCGCATGCACCCCAACCGGTTGTCGCTGGCGCTGCTCCCGGCGGTTGAACTTGCGTACGTGCTCCTGTCGCCGCTGGCCGCGCCGGTGTCGTGGCTGACCCGCGCCCTGTTCCGCACGGCGGGCGCGCGTGAGCAGCACATCAGCCCCCTGATGGCCACGCGCGACGATGTGCGCGTGCTGGTCGATGAGAGCGCCGATCACGGAACCATCGAGCCGGAAGAGCGCCGCATGATTCATTCCGTGATCAATCTTCAGGCGACGCAGGCCAAGGAGATCATGGTGCCGCGCATCGATATTCAGGCGCTGCCCGACACGGCCACGCGGCAAGAACTGGTGGATCTCCTCGTGGAATCGGGCCGCACGCGCATTCCGATCTACCGCGAATCGATCGACGAGGTCATCGGCGTGGTGAGCGCTCACGAAGTGTTGTTGGACACGACGCCCGATAATCCGGACATCACACGGTTTATCCACGAAGTGAAGCATGTGCCCGATTCCATGAAGGTCGACGATCTGCTCCAGGAGCTGCGGAAAACGAAGCAGCATCTTGCGATCGTGACGGACGAATACGGCGGCACGGACGGGCTGGTCACCATTGAAGACATTCTGGAAGAGATCTTCGGCGACATCATGGACGAGCATGACCGTGAAGAAAGCCAAATCCATCAGGTGGGACAAAACGCCTACGTGATCGACGCGCGAACGTACCTCGAAGATGCCTCCGAGGCTGTGGGAGTCGCCATCGAAGACGACGAAGTGGAGACGGTCGGCGGTTGGGTCATGCATGTGGCCGGGCGGATACCCTTGCAGGGAGAGGTTATCACGCACGGCAGGTTCCGAATCACGGTACTTGACGCCGGGGGCAATTGTATTGCCAAGATCAGGCTGGAACTGCTGCCTGAACCCGGCACAGGGGCTTCCGCGAACAAGTAA
- a CDS encoding 1-acyl-sn-glycerol-3-phosphate acyltransferase, whose amino-acid sequence MKLLVALRVGWRMLALAVWTLSLFSLRLVSKMLGLYSLSLDQRTTRRLLYRWAGGVARIVNMKLEVRGTPPSPPFYLVTNHLSYIDVLLLARTAGCVYVSRADVEQWPVVGFIARMMNTCFIDRARVRDTKRVNDLIAGLLDKGYGVHMFAESKIAQDAQIHPFKPPLLEPAVQKGCAVHYAAISYSTPVGSPRAADVIIWKDGVSFMGNMINVLGLPGFSAVISFGDKPIQGDDRKELADKLYRAVLERFTPVG is encoded by the coding sequence GTGAAATTGCTGGTGGCACTGCGTGTGGGTTGGCGCATGCTGGCGTTGGCCGTTTGGACGCTGTCGCTGTTTTCGCTCCGCCTGGTCAGTAAAATGCTGGGTTTGTACTCCCTTTCGCTCGATCAGCGGACTACGCGCCGCTTGCTCTACCGCTGGGCGGGAGGCGTGGCGCGCATCGTGAACATGAAGCTGGAAGTGCGCGGAACGCCGCCGTCGCCGCCGTTCTACCTCGTCACCAATCATCTGAGTTATATCGACGTGCTGCTTCTTGCGCGCACGGCGGGCTGCGTTTATGTATCGCGCGCCGATGTCGAACAGTGGCCGGTCGTCGGTTTCATCGCGCGCATGATGAACACCTGCTTTATCGATCGCGCGCGTGTGCGCGACACGAAGCGCGTTAACGACCTTATTGCAGGACTGCTCGACAAGGGATACGGCGTGCATATGTTCGCCGAGAGCAAGATCGCGCAGGATGCGCAGATACACCCGTTCAAACCGCCGCTGCTGGAGCCGGCCGTCCAAAAGGGTTGCGCCGTGCACTATGCGGCAATCTCGTACAGCACGCCGGTGGGCAGTCCGCGCGCCGCGGATGTCATCATTTGGAAAGACGGCGTCTCGTTTATGGGCAACATGATCAATGTGCTCGGCCTTCCCGGGTTCAGTGCCGTCATTAGTTTTGGCGACAAGCCCATCCAAGGTGACGACCGCAAAGAGCTGGCTGACAAGTTGTATCGCGCTGTACTCGAGCGCTTCACGCCCGTGGGTTGA
- a CDS encoding 1-acyl-sn-glycerol-3-phosphate acyltransferase: MNDTGQEALPLKGEKPGLADVLRVIRRVTLIAAWTVGLFLVRLTFMPLSIVARVTERRMRQSILRLWGRGIARIAGMRIEVVGTPPAPPFLLVSNHLSYADIVVYAQCLGCLFVSMAEVSSWPLIGWISKGMNTLFIDRKRMRDARRVAELIQASLHEGNGMLVFPESVTSPGETVLPFKPALLEPAVAIGLGVHYATLRYANPGAVPPASIAVCWTDNTPFGVHVLRLLRVPRFEARVIFGSEPIAADDRKELAARLRDAVAAQLDPVE; this comes from the coding sequence GTGAACGACACAGGTCAGGAAGCGCTTCCCCTGAAAGGAGAAAAGCCAGGGCTTGCCGATGTGCTCCGTGTTATTCGGCGAGTGACATTGATTGCCGCATGGACCGTGGGGCTGTTCTTGGTCCGTCTTACCTTTATGCCGCTATCGATTGTGGCGCGCGTGACTGAGCGGCGCATGCGTCAGTCGATACTCCGGCTGTGGGGCCGCGGTATCGCGCGGATCGCGGGGATGCGCATCGAAGTGGTCGGGACTCCACCCGCTCCGCCCTTTCTTCTGGTTTCGAATCATCTCAGCTACGCGGACATCGTCGTATATGCGCAGTGCCTGGGGTGCTTGTTCGTGTCCATGGCGGAAGTGAGTTCGTGGCCGCTGATCGGGTGGATAAGCAAAGGGATGAACACCCTATTCATCGACCGAAAGCGTATGCGAGATGCGCGTCGCGTCGCGGAGTTGATTCAAGCTTCGCTTCACGAAGGCAACGGCATGCTGGTGTTTCCCGAGAGCGTGACAAGTCCCGGTGAAACCGTGCTCCCCTTCAAGCCCGCACTGTTGGAGCCTGCCGTTGCGATAGGGCTTGGCGTCCACTACGCAACGCTGCGCTACGCCAACCCCGGCGCCGTTCCTCCCGCCTCGATTGCCGTATGTTGGACGGACAACACACCATTTGGTGTGCACGTGTTGAGGTTGTTGCGCGTGCCGCGATTCGAAGCGCGCGTGATCTTCGGCTCTGAACCTATTGCCGCCGATGACCGGAAGGAGCTTGCCGCGCGGTTGCGCGACGCAGTTGCTGCGCAACTTGATCCCGTGGAGTAA
- a CDS encoding PmoA family protein, with protein MNTRLVWTLAVLISAAMPGMAADSLDGRTILLESGSQTSLHVPLSLPFDGTVADNLAIRVQEGKTGKEFPGTVRNGEFVFLPEGAMPNTKHTYTVKVNDDKHPPRVRIEDNGKLEVFIDDELFTAYYHSNDYKKPFLWPLLSEGGATITRDWPVGEKELSEDHPHHKSFWSAYGDVNGVDCWAEGENSGYQVSGEVTHGSGDAYGWIHAKNSWVDKEKKPILAEEREYRFYPTPASSRLFDVTVTFTATEGDVLFKDTKEGGIVALRMRDCLNEKNGGTITLDGGRVGGAACWGKASPWCDYSGTIEGVGVRGVTVFDNPSNLRYPTCWHVRDYGLLGANCFGLSYFTEKDSNRLNGDYTLKKGETLTFKYRILVHSGGAADAKIEDRFADYAKPPKVSWGEGK; from the coding sequence ATGAATACTCGATTGGTGTGGACACTTGCAGTTCTAATCTCGGCAGCGATGCCTGGCATGGCGGCCGATTCGCTTGATGGACGCACCATCCTGCTTGAATCGGGTTCGCAAACCAGTCTCCATGTTCCGCTGTCGCTACCTTTTGACGGGACTGTCGCCGACAACCTTGCCATTCGTGTCCAAGAGGGCAAGACCGGCAAGGAATTTCCGGGGACAGTCCGCAACGGCGAGTTCGTTTTCCTTCCGGAGGGCGCCATGCCAAATACAAAGCACACGTACACGGTCAAAGTGAACGACGACAAGCACCCACCTCGCGTTCGCATTGAAGACAACGGCAAACTGGAAGTCTTCATTGACGACGAGTTGTTCACCGCCTATTACCACTCGAACGATTACAAGAAACCTTTCTTGTGGCCGTTGCTTTCCGAGGGCGGCGCAACCATCACGCGCGATTGGCCAGTGGGCGAAAAGGAACTATCCGAAGACCACCCGCACCACAAGTCCTTCTGGAGCGCTTATGGCGACGTGAACGGCGTCGACTGCTGGGCCGAGGGCGAAAACTCCGGCTACCAAGTCAGCGGGGAGGTTACGCACGGTTCTGGCGACGCGTACGGCTGGATTCATGCCAAGAATTCCTGGGTTGATAAAGAGAAGAAGCCTATCCTCGCGGAAGAACGCGAATATCGGTTCTATCCGACACCTGCCAGTTCGCGCCTGTTCGACGTAACAGTCACGTTCACGGCTACCGAGGGTGACGTGCTCTTTAAGGACACCAAGGAAGGTGGGATTGTCGCCCTGCGCATGCGTGACTGCCTGAATGAGAAGAACGGCGGAACGATTACGCTTGATGGGGGCCGTGTGGGAGGGGCAGCGTGCTGGGGCAAGGCTTCGCCCTGGTGTGACTACTCCGGCACCATCGAAGGCGTTGGCGTACGCGGCGTCACGGTGTTCGACAATCCGTCGAACCTGCGTTATCCAACGTGCTGGCACGTGCGCGACTACGGGCTCCTGGGAGCAAACTGTTTCGGCCTTTCGTATTTCACCGAGAAAGACTCGAATCGGCTGAACGGCGATTACACGCTCAAGAAGGGCGAAACGCTCACGTTCAAATACCGCATCCTGGTGCATAGCGGCGGGGCCGCGGACGCGAAGATCGAGGATCGCTTTGCCGACTATGCAAAGCCGCCGAAGGTCAGTTGGGGCGAAGGCAAATAG
- a CDS encoding DUF3800 domain-containing protein, producing the protein MYIMYVDESGDPGLVGSPSTCFALSGLIVHEQDWQSTLALFVALRRRLRVQYGLRLRDEIHAARMINKPPKSYALIARNDRLAIVRAVCDELARIPKIDIINVIVDKNRKSPGYDVFTHGWEALIQRFENTITAGNFRGSRNLPEKGIVVCDHTDELKLRNLLRRMRRYNPVPNQQHYGTGSRNLQIVNLIEDPIMRDSKHSYFIQACDVAAYVLYQFQNPCRYMRKTGGAKYFTRLQPILCRFASPSVPFGVVRL; encoded by the coding sequence ATGTACATAATGTACGTAGATGAAAGCGGCGATCCGGGTCTGGTGGGATCTCCAAGTACTTGCTTCGCTCTATCTGGGCTCATCGTGCATGAACAAGACTGGCAGTCAACGTTGGCCCTCTTTGTAGCCCTTCGACGTCGATTGAGAGTTCAGTACGGGCTGCGGCTTCGTGATGAGATCCATGCCGCTCGCATGATTAACAAGCCCCCAAAGTCGTATGCGTTGATAGCAAGAAACGACCGCCTCGCCATAGTTCGCGCCGTCTGCGACGAACTCGCGCGGATTCCGAAGATTGACATCATCAACGTGATAGTCGACAAGAACCGCAAATCGCCTGGCTATGATGTGTTTACGCACGGATGGGAAGCGCTCATTCAACGATTCGAGAATACCATTACAGCCGGCAACTTCCGAGGCAGTCGCAACCTTCCGGAAAAGGGCATCGTCGTTTGTGACCATACCGATGAACTGAAGTTACGCAACCTTCTGAGACGGATGAGGCGGTACAACCCTGTACCCAATCAACAACATTACGGAACGGGATCAAGGAATCTTCAGATTGTGAATCTGATCGAAGATCCGATTATGCGAGACTCCAAACACTCATACTTCATTCAAGCATGTGACGTGGCTGCTTACGTACTCTACCAATTCCAGAATCCCTGCCGATACATGCGGAAGACGGGAGGCGCAAAGTACTTCACTCGCCTGCAGCCAATTCTTTGCAGGTTTGCTTCACCATCCGTTCCCTTTGGAGTAGTCCGTCTATAA
- a CDS encoding PaaI family thioesterase, with protein sequence MKLDMQNVNDILADYFAGMVGMTVSLVEPGHSICHLEITPRHLNAGGVLHGGAQYTLADTSMALAVLAGLEDGLDCATLEVKMTYIKAVSAGSVTCETRVISQGNRIAFLESEVRSGDDLVAKASGSFYILRRKP encoded by the coding sequence ATGAAGTTGGATATGCAGAACGTCAATGACATTCTCGCGGACTATTTCGCGGGCATGGTCGGCATGACGGTCTCGCTTGTCGAGCCGGGGCATTCGATTTGTCACCTGGAGATAACGCCTCGCCACCTTAACGCGGGCGGTGTGTTGCACGGCGGAGCGCAGTACACGCTGGCCGACACGAGTATGGCGCTTGCCGTGCTCGCGGGTCTGGAAGATGGACTCGACTGCGCGACCCTCGAAGTAAAGATGACGTACATCAAGGCCGTGTCAGCGGGCAGCGTCACCTGCGAGACGCGTGTTATCAGTCAAGGCAATCGAATTGCGTTCCTCGAATCCGAGGTCCGTTCGGGCGACGATCTCGTCGCAAAAGCGAGCGGATCGTTCTACATTCTGCGCCGCAAACCGTAA
- a CDS encoding Gfo/Idh/MocA family oxidoreductase, which yields MGKHVLTRRAFLMATTTSAVMTFSKAAAAPNTAKVVPRKLSPNEKLNCAAIGAGGKGLSDIMACTKENVVALCDVDWDRAKEAFARIPNVKQYHDYRIMLEQMPEIDAVTISTPDHTHAPAAYMAMKLGKHVYVQKPLTHTVAEARLLANTAREMKVATQMGNQGHSGNGVRELCEMIEKGAIGQVKEAHVWTHRPVWKNQGLGEPMPPMVQPENLDWDRWIGAAPWRPYNKAYCPHDWRAWQDFGGGSLGDMACHIMDPVYMSLKLVEAPYYTVEVVWQKGRNKETFPISSTIKYSFPARGDMGPVDVYWYDGHWKDEKTGEEIYNRPKRPAGIPENQVLGDENMNGSFLVGEKGVITQGEYGGNPRLMPDEKMKDYKKPDPYLPRIPGEDHAQNWIDACKGGEPSCSNFDYAGPFTEMVNFGNLVVKSGKKLRWDNKKGVVTNVRNASEIVSKEYRKGWELPC from the coding sequence ATGGGCAAGCATGTTCTGACTCGAAGAGCGTTTCTCATGGCAACGACGACTTCGGCGGTTATGACCTTTTCGAAGGCCGCCGCCGCGCCGAACACGGCAAAGGTCGTGCCACGGAAACTCTCTCCAAACGAGAAACTAAACTGCGCGGCGATTGGCGCGGGCGGTAAGGGCCTGAGCGACATCATGGCGTGCACGAAGGAAAACGTGGTCGCCCTGTGCGACGTGGATTGGGACCGCGCAAAGGAGGCGTTTGCCCGCATCCCGAACGTGAAGCAATACCACGATTATCGCATCATGCTCGAGCAGATGCCGGAAATCGACGCGGTAACGATTTCGACTCCCGACCACACCCATGCGCCCGCCGCGTATATGGCCATGAAGCTCGGCAAGCACGTGTACGTGCAGAAACCCCTCACGCATACGGTCGCCGAGGCGCGCCTTCTGGCGAACACGGCCCGCGAGATGAAGGTCGCCACCCAGATGGGCAATCAAGGACATTCGGGGAATGGCGTACGCGAGCTGTGCGAGATGATCGAGAAGGGCGCTATCGGCCAGGTCAAAGAAGCCCACGTGTGGACGCATCGTCCCGTGTGGAAGAACCAGGGCCTTGGCGAACCCATGCCGCCAATGGTTCAGCCCGAGAATCTGGATTGGGATCGCTGGATCGGCGCGGCCCCGTGGCGTCCGTATAACAAAGCGTATTGCCCGCACGATTGGCGCGCGTGGCAGGACTTCGGCGGCGGCTCGCTCGGCGATATGGCCTGCCACATCATGGACCCGGTGTACATGTCGTTGAAGTTGGTGGAAGCCCCGTACTACACGGTGGAAGTCGTGTGGCAGAAGGGCCGCAACAAAGAGACCTTCCCGATCTCCAGCACGATCAAGTACTCGTTCCCGGCGCGCGGAGACATGGGCCCGGTCGACGTGTACTGGTATGACGGTCACTGGAAGGATGAGAAGACCGGCGAAGAGATCTACAACCGGCCGAAGCGTCCTGCCGGCATTCCTGAAAACCAGGTGCTGGGCGATGAGAACATGAACGGTTCCTTCCTCGTCGGAGAGAAGGGCGTCATCACCCAGGGCGAATACGGCGGTAATCCGCGCCTCATGCCCGACGAGAAGATGAAGGATTACAAGAAGCCCGATCCATACCTTCCGCGCATTCCTGGCGAAGACCACGCGCAGAACTGGATCGACGCCTGCAAGGGCGGCGAACCCTCCTGCTCGAACTTCGACTATGCGGGTCCGTTTACCGAAATGGTCAACTTCGGTAACCTGGTGGTGAAGTCCGGCAAGAAACTTCGCTGGGACAACAAGAAGGGTGTTGTGACGAACGTCCGCAACGCCTCTGAAATCGTCAGCAAAGAATACCGCAAGGGCTGGGAGCTTCCCTGCTAA